In one window of bacterium DNA:
- a CDS encoding LemA family protein, protein MLFIWFLIFVFCLVAVWYVRTYNNLVAHRNRIDNGWAQIDVQLKRRYDLIPNIIETVKGYAEHEKQVFQNVMDARERALKAGTVTDQAQAENIVAQGLRSIFAIAEAYPQLRASENFQQLQAALADTEDKIRFARQFYNDTVMLYETLRQTFPTSFIAERSGFGKRDYFELDATPDQREAPQVKF, encoded by the coding sequence ATGTTATTTATATGGTTTCTGATATTCGTTTTTTGTCTGGTAGCCGTGTGGTATGTGAGGACTTACAATAATCTGGTTGCTCATCGCAATCGGATTGATAATGGTTGGGCGCAGATCGATGTGCAGTTGAAGCGGCGATACGACTTAATTCCAAACATAATCGAGACGGTCAAGGGTTATGCCGAGCATGAGAAACAGGTGTTCCAGAACGTAATGGACGCTCGCGAAAGGGCGCTTAAAGCAGGAACCGTCACGGATCAGGCTCAGGCGGAGAATATAGTCGCACAGGGATTGCGGTCGATTTTCGCAATTGCCGAAGCCTATCCACAACTTCGTGCCAGTGAGAACTTCCAGCAGTTGCAAGCAGCTTTGGCGGATACTGAAGACAAGATACGCTTTGCCCGCCAGTTCTATAATGACACAGTGATGTTATATGAAACTTTGCGTCAGACCTTCCCTACCTCGTTTATAGCGGAAAGATCAGGTTTTGGCAAACGCGATTATTTCGAGTTAGACGCCACTCCCGACCAGCGCGAAGCCCCACAGGTGAAGTTCTAG